DNA from Heptranchias perlo isolate sHepPer1 unplaced genomic scaffold, sHepPer1.hap1 HAP1_SCAFFOLD_47, whole genome shotgun sequence:
ggagtttgttcTCAGATTCAGCcatgtcagtgaccggtttgttctGAGAGCGGAGTAGAGATCCTCGgcgcaagaatctgtgagacggtTATCACTTAtactgtggatcagagagagagtaataacaggaatcaggttgaATCCCCAGTGTTAATTAATAACacaattactgatactaataatgtacaatatttatttgtattattattacttatactgacattaatgtaccgTGTCAGACTTCCAGTTATTATGAAcaccatctcacacagtctgatacttactccagttcctgtattttacagtccgggttcctcagagccgcagacaatagtttcactcctgaatctcccaggttATTGCAACCCACGTTCAgtgccgtcagtgaccggtttgtactgagagcggaggagagatcctcggtacaagaagctgtgagaccgttatcccataacctggagatcagagagagagagagagacgatcagagataacaggaatcagagtaaattcccaaagtttatttgtattattattactgatactgagattaatgtacagtgttcgacttccagttattataaacacaatctcacacagtctggtacttaccacagtctcattattttacagtctgggttcctcagagccgcagacaatagtttcactcctgaatctcgcaGTTTATTGGCCCCCAGTCTAAATACaaacagacagaaagtgagaaacaaactgaatccaatccctgACCTGACACAATTGATCTCTGATATTGCAGGAAACAATTGAAAAATCTTctggaaattaataaccagatttccctgtcactgacaatgaatctcactctgCCCAGCTccccatatattcagggactgtcagtaaatgtatttattaaataaagtgttgtctgtgtgaagcctataaatgtccctcagtccggtctcatttcctgatgatcagaattaccctcctggagaTCAGTGGCCGATCCCGTCAAGTTTGGCGAAAttgtctcatttctgctgcttctcaaatcccagattttatgggaatCCATCGATTTTCcctgaattaaatgataaagcggtgattCTCTGTACTTTATGCAGTATTATATTAATCTGTGTAATATCTCGGGGTGAGTTATCTTGTGAAACGGCTGTAAAATCCGTCCCACAGGATTTCATGTAACAAGGAGAGTTTATTCCGTcctgttacaagttttaaatgtccctttactcctagtttataggggaggggagtctctcactttattcccATTCAACTGGCTCTACATTTATTTCAGGTGAAACGGGCCCGACAATTTGtggggaattttctgaagttccgtccccgagcggggcctcacaaacagggggcagattatgggaaattcccggGTTCACTGCCTCTCGTTAACCCAGGAACCTCCCGCTGTGTGTGGGGCCACACCGCTGGCCGGTATGTGTCTGCACTCCTGGGCTAAtccctcacaacccattagatttGAACATTTTTACCGGCAGATTTCAGCTCCTAAatcccactgaagtgtcggcctggattaatgagcgaggggcctgaatccacgaccttctgactcagaggcacgagtgctgccagctggatgaagagatggtggatgtattggagagtgtgaagggctgtgtcattgatgagttaagataacggaccgacgtcctgcggggaaagctcagctcgcccactgacggttgactgcccgaaagctgtgttttgctctttgttactgaatgtttggtgtttctgcttccctctcctacacacgttgacagtccggtgaccgtcacttgcccccacacctcggtaagagggtgggatgctccgacacacggactgctgcagttagtgtcggtctcagtgtaagtaacagtgagaaggagcctcTTCAATGGGCGTAactcaggcagtgagaaaaacagcaacaaatatcatttattgcaattaaattatcagactctttcagtgacctgtatttactgatccgataaagactgtaaaatccccacttgttcacaaggatccattttagattctccagtcctcagggaattactaaccgatcatcttatcatttgtcatatttgtgttgaatctgcttctctctggtttaactgaactgtttgtttcccttcattacggagcaacaatacaatccgtgactgttcTACGATTAGCcaaacagttagagacaaataaacagttacctcaacacctggcatttgtgcagtccgggtcccagccgctggaatccttcacactgaatggagCAGTACTCGAGATCGAGGTattttattgtatcacagagtccaatgacatgagagagcaccgcacagtcaatcggggtcagttgCAATGTGCACTCTGCTTCCCTGTCTCCAAAtgtaagtgtttccacagatcccactgtggcCCGAGCCAGTGCtgtattctgagactcaaacaggtagtggagtGTGTTCAGGAGGTTCCTTTTTCCAGTTTTACTACCGCTCTTTCTAATCTGTCCTTCAATcatctccttcacccagtcaatcactctgcagattgtttgatgaagaaatggacccagaaactcctccaggggccgagctgactgtgaggaggagagcccagcaacaaaacggagaaatatctcaaatcgcccatcaTCCTTgttgtgggcttcactgaggagtttccggatgtcccctggatctggagtcaggaattgtgcgagtgcggctacaaactcttggatggtgaggtgcgggaatgtgtaaaccacactctgggcagaatcatctctccccaaaagttccatcatgaacccagacaggaactgggaaggttgcagattgtacttgatcaaatctccacctctaaacacaatcttcttctcggagactcctgtgtaggccatctcaccgatcttcagtaacacatcacggggggattcaatctctcggccatggtttttcagaatgttataaatatagtaggaatatagttgggtgatggtcttgggaactttctgctgtttcctgtctctttgtgtgaagaagggacccagtgacagaccaaggatccagcagtaggaagggttgtaacacatggtgtacaggatctcgttctcctccacatgtttgaaaacagctgctgccaccgactgatcttcaaaaaacttgttgaaatattccttccgttcctcaccaacaaatcccaggatttcagcccaaacactgatctcagccttttccaatacaTGTAAttcagtggggcggctggtcacgagcactgaacatcctgggagcagcttgtgatgtattaaactgtacacgatgtcagacacttcacactggtcttcaggatctgtgcagatgtaatcagcctctgtatttctccgattgtcagcaaaatcgatactgtccttgaattcatctaaaccatcgaatataaacagtaatccctctgggttcttccagagctctcccagaatattcccaaagtaaggatacaaatccagtatcagattcctcaggtttattctacagttaatagcgttcaaatcccggaatttaaaactgaaaacaaattgaaggtgtgggtatattttcccagtggcccagtcataaataatcttttgtaccattgttgtttttccaatccccgcgactccgctcactgctgctgtactcccagatttggattttctctgggaaaaactgctctggaacaattgatcagttcggattttttccagttctctccggagatgtttctctctccactcttcatggtctcggcctcttgccagtaGTTCATGTTCgacaagtgtccgatctcgaacagtagaaataaccgttagctcagtgtatagagtgaccagctggaaaatcttaaccttttcctttattaggatcgtgttcactttcagtgtttcagtttggacccggagtgtttccttgtgtttctgttgaacatcttcaattagaacagacagaaagtgatTCTTAATGTTAGTTGTATTGGCATAAAACCAaattctcaatatcactttactattcagtaaaatgttccgagattgaatttgcagcttcaatagaggtgcgagcaggaaattaaactcagttactgaaaacctcgcttgaaagtgaaTAACGGCTGAGAGAAGTTTCAAGTCCTCACGATTCAAATATTGACtgcacatggagatttctgtgaaAGTGATATTTTCCATCTGATGATTAATACTATCAGACCTGGCCTGAACCATGGACATCTCATTACAAATCTAAATGTGATTCTGGTTCTACGAAACTGGAGGTTCTAGTGGATTATCCTATGAAACCGTCAGAGGTGCTAACCTTTTGCGGAAATGGGAAATATGTTATTgtgtgcattgggagagggatagactgtgaatggacagaagttccactgttattgtatcagagcTTGGGCAGGTTTTCtgtgatattgtgggcactgggagagggacaggcgaagaatggacagaagttccactgttattgtatcagacctcgggcaggttttctgtgatattgtgggcactgggagagggacagactgtgaatggacagaagttccactgttattgtatcagacctcgggcaggttatctgggatattgtgggcactgggagacggacagactgtgaatggacagaagttccactgttattgtatcagacctcgggcaggttatctgagaTATTGTGAGCACTGGGAAAGGgatagactgtgaatggacagaagttccactgttattgtatcagacctcgggcaggttatctgggatattgtgtgcactgggagagtgaaagattgaatagacaggagttaagttgctgttgttttCGGACTCGGtggggttatctgggatattacaTGCATTTCTATCGTCACCTGatcacaggtaaagattactgCCATTCTGAAGGTACAGAGGCGAATCAGAAAAATGAATTAAGGTATTTGGACTTTAGGTTGAAGGAATGGTGAGAGGGTTTGATGTATTTTGTTTGGGCAAGAAACTTCGGaattgaaatgttttaatggaattcccaacattagttaggacaaaagaacataagaaataggaggagtgggCCATAAGCCTGCTCCAGCAGTCaatcagatcatgtctgatctacctgaaatccactttcccgcccaattcccTTATCcactgattcccttcgtgtccaaacatctatcgatctcagtcttgaatatactgaatggAAACCGGAAACAGGCTCACAAACAACACAATAATTAATATCGGAAAAGGGAAGTCAGGGTAATTTTCTCACACAAAGGGCCAGAGAAACATGGGAAGGACACTAAAagggcagtgtaagtggggtaAAGGGATAATTGAATGTGTTACGgatacactgagaggagggggagttggtgTCATCTCTCTTAGGGACAGGCTtatatgggccaaatggccttttcctgtctgtACTCATTCTCCTcttatattgtgtttcagaaattgtgaacaattttgcaGCAGTTTTTCACGTACATTCATTAAATGTGTTTTTATAACAGTCCTGTCATATCATCGATTAGAATTAGAATTACTGCCCACATCATTCAGTGTGCTGGTggagcagaaaacattcacagttcatttcaattGTTCACCCAATAATTACACTCCATTGTTCCATTTTGGTCTGAATTTCCTATAATGAaggtttgggaaattacaaatctCTTTCCATTAGTCATTacattgggtctaaaaagacccctgagttaaaggactattctttgagcAGAATAAGGTTCTCACTTTCTCTGCCATTCGGAAGTTAACCCATAACTTCTGAATTACCCTGAATATTGTCTTTCCCTCCACGGATTAAAGATCTATTGTGTTAACATCTGCACATCTTCTGAGATCAGATCGAACACTTTAacgtctcattctgt
Protein-coding regions in this window:
- the LOC137313381 gene encoding NACHT, LRR and PYD domains-containing protein 3-like isoform X2; the encoded protein is MAEGSNRGGDPTSSTRMRIDTDPNTAITEFLTKCDDYQLFQLTKFYRDRIEQAIEEGVEGLSLMLTGEDHFSGQEYHKVTELAVKGNRADSSKLLLNLVMEKGSQARRVMWESFLKMHRLPKLVKILKEMQKLGPDPFDYMDIGRGLSEIPSHLKDVQQKHKETLRVQTETLKVNTILIKEKVKIFQLVTLYTELTVISTVRDRTLVEHELLARGRDHEEWREKHLRRELEKIRTDQLFQSSFSQRKSKSGSTAAVSGVAGIGKTTMVQKIIYDWATGKIYPHLQFVFSFKFRDLNAINCRINLRNLILDLYPYFGNILGELWKNPEGLLFIFDGLDEFKDSIDFADNRRNTEADYICTDPEDQCEVSDIVYSLIHHKLLPGCSVLVTSRPTELHVLEKAEISVWAEILGFVGEERKEYFNKFFEDQSVAAAVFKHVEENEILYTMCYNPSYCWILGLSLGPFFTQRDRKQQKVPKTITQLYSYYIYNILKNHGREIESPRDVLLKIGEMAYTGVSEKKIVFRGGDLIKYNLQPSQFLSGFMMELLGRDDSAQSVVYTFPHLTIQEFVAALAQFLTPDPGDIRKLLSEAHNKDDGRFEIFLRFVAGLSSSQSARPLEEFLGPFLHQTICRVIDWVKEMIEGQIRKSGSKTGKRNLLNTLHYLFESQNTALARATVGSVETLTFGDREAECTLQLTPIDCAVLSHVIGLCDTIKYLDLEYCSIQCEGFQRLGPGLHKCQVLRLGANKLRDSGVKLLSAALRNPDCKIMRLWLWDNGLTASCTEDLSSALSTNRSLTALNVGCNNLGDSGVKLLSAALRNPDCKIQELDISDNRLTDSCAEDLYSALRTNRSLTWLNLRTNSFTDQSVPALRSLILTCRSLEWIQ
- the LOC137313381 gene encoding NACHT, LRR and PYD domains-containing protein 3-like isoform X1, translating into MAEGSNRGGDPTSSTRMRIDTDPNTAITEFLTKCDDYQLFQLTKFYRDRIEQAIEEGVEGLSLMLTGEDHFSGQEYHKVTELAVKGNRADSSKLLLNLVMEKGSQARRVMWESFLKMHRLPKLVKILKEMQKLGPDPFDYMDIGRGLSEIPSHLKDVQQKHKETLRVQTETLKVNTILIKEKVKIFQLVTLYTELTVISTVRDRTLVEHELLARGRDHEEWREKHLRRELEKIRTDQLFQSSFSQRKSKSGSTAAVSGVAGIGKTTMVQKIIYDWATGKIYPHLQFVFSFKFRDLNAINCRINLRNLILDLYPYFGNILGELWKNPEGLLFIFDGLDEFKDSIDFADNRRNTEADYICTDPEDQCEVSDIVYSLIHHKLLPGCSVLVTSRPTELHVLEKAEISVWAEILGFVGEERKEYFNKFFEDQSVAAAVFKHVEENEILYTMCYNPSYCWILGLSLGPFFTQRDRKQQKVPKTITQLYSYYIYNILKNHGREIESPRDVLLKIGEMAYTGVSEKKIVFRGGDLIKYNLQPSQFLSGFMMELLGRDDSAQSVVYTFPHLTIQEFVAALAQFLTPDPGDIRKLLSEAHNKDDGRFEIFLRFVAGLSSSQSARPLEEFLGPFLHQTICRVIDWVKEMIEGQIRKSGSKTGKRNLLNTLHYLFESQNTALARATVGSVETLTFGDREAECTLQLTPIDCAVLSHVIGLCDTIKYLDLEYCSIQCEGFQRLGPGLHKCQVLRLGANKLRDSGVKLLSAALRNPDCKIMRLWLWDNGLTASCTEDLSSALSTNRSLTALNVGCNNLGDSGVKLLSAALRNPDCKIQELDISDNRLTDSCAEDLYSALRTNRSLTWLNLRTNSFTDQSVPALRSLILTCRSLEWIQLVENQFSPNGKRHLESLRESRHRLSVVV